The following are encoded in a window of Pangasianodon hypophthalmus isolate fPanHyp1 chromosome 14, fPanHyp1.pri, whole genome shotgun sequence genomic DNA:
- the slc7a14a gene encoding probable cationic amino acid transporter — translation MSRFLSKLDPRRVQWGAFGSRVLRTKPVESMLESESSSKLARVLTTFDLVSLGVGSCVGTGMYVVSGLVAKEMAGPGVIVSFIIAAVASILSGVCYAEFGVRVPKTTGSAYTYSYVTVGECVAFFIGWNLILEYLIGTAAGASALSSMFDSLANHSISSFMISHVGTLNGLGKGEEAYPDILALVIAILVTAIVALGVKNSVGFNNVLNIINLLVWVFMMIAGFFFVDSSNWDEGRFLPFGWSGVMQGAATCFYAFIGFDIIATTGEEAKSPNTSIPYAITASLITCLTAYVSVSVILTLMVPYTLIDADAPLMEMFSQHRFYSAKYVVALGSIAGLTVSLLGSLFPMPRVIYAMAGDGLLFRFLANVSSYTETPAVACVVSGFLAALLALLVSLRDLIEMMSIGTLLAYTLVSVCVLLLRYQPESDIHGFVNFLSEQEVARKRESEEKEEYEEGDEYNVDDGGGCISTNTCGAKNLPSLGDNEMLIGKSDKTKSSYAANHPNYGTVDKSTGIESDETENAYVQKLKRLMGPRYYTLRIRLGLPGKMDRPTESTGRTVTRCVLLLFVLVFAFCSLITFGVGFIAEGQWWAVTLLVLLVVSISLLIFIIVQQPENPKRLPYMAPCVPFVPVSAMLVNIYLMLKLSGITWIRFAVWCFIGVLIYFGYGMWNSTLEITALEEEAHASTYQRYDMGVDDNVAVDDDLCPPGDWKPQSRTENQNRNTDDVSDPKKSSSSRSRAKNKNVKTNFEALVVDDDLDEPLE, via the exons ATGAGTCGTTTCCTGTCTAAGTTGGACCCCAGGCGTGTCCAGTGGGGGGCATTTGGCTCCCGTGTTCTCCGCACCAAGCCGGTGGAGTCCATGTTGGAAAGTGAGAGCAGCTCTAAACTGGCACGTGTCCTGACAACCTTTGATCTCGTCTCCCTTGGTGTTGGCAGCTGCGTCGGCACGGGAATGTATGTCGTATCCGGGCTCGTTGCTAAGGAAATGGCCGGCCCAGGGGTCATCGTGTCCTTCATCATTGCTGCTGTGGCCTCCATCCTGTCAG GCGTGTGTTACGCTGAGTTTGGTGTGCGTGTGCCAAAGACGACGGGTTCTGCGTACACCTACAGCTATGTAACGGTGGGCGAGTGTGTGGCCTTCTTCATCGGCTGGAACCTGATCCTGGAGTATCTGATCGGCACGGCGGCCGGAGCGAGCGCTCTCAGCAGCATGTTCGACTCGCTCGCTAACCACAGCATCAGCTCCTTCATGATCAGCCATGTGGGCACGCTCAATGGCctcg GTAAAGGTGAAGAGGCGTACCCTGACATCCTGGCCCTCGTCATTGCCATCCTCGTCACAGCCATCGTGGCTCTGGGAGTGAAGAACTCCGTCGGCTTCAACAACGTCCTGAACATTATCAACCTGCTCGTCTGGGTCTTCATGATGATTGCCGGGTTTTTCTTCGTCGACAGCTCCAACTGGGACGAAGGACGATTCCTGCCATTCGGCTGGTCAGGG GTGATGCAGGGCGCGGCCACGTGTTTCTACGCCTTTATTGGCTTCGACATCATCGCCACGACGGGAGAGGAAGCGAAGAGTCCGAACACCTCCATCCCCTACGCCATTACAGCATCACTcatcacctgtctcactgcctaCGTCTCT GTGAGCGTGATCCTCACCCTGATGGTGCCCTACACCCTGATCGACGCCGACGCCCCGCTGATGGAGATGTTCTCTCAGCACAGGTTCTACTCGGCCAAGTACGTGGTGGCTCTCGGTTCCATCGCCGGACTCACCGTCAGTCTGCTCGGCTCGCTCTTCCCCATGCCACGAGTCATCTACGCCATGGCCGGGGACGGCCTGCTCTTCAG GTTCCTGGCTAACGTGAGTTCGTACACGGAGACGCCGGCGGTGGCGTGTGTGGTGTCGGGTTTCCTCGCCGCCCTTCTCGCTCTGTTGGTGAGTCTGCGCGATCTGATCGAGATGATGTCCATCGGCACGCTGTTGGCCTACACGctcgtctctgtgtgtgtgctgctgctgcgcTACCAGCCTGAAAGTGACATCCACGGCTTTGTCAACTTCCTGTCTGAACAGGAAGTGgccaggaagagagagagtgaggagaagGAGGAATACGAAGAAGGTGATGAGTACAATGTCGATGATGGTGGTGGGTGCATCTCGACAAACACTTGTGGCGCTAAGAATCTCCCTTCGCTAGGCGACAACGAGATGCTAATCGGAAAATCGGACAAAACCAAGTCTAGCTACGCGGCTAATCATCCGAACTACGGCACTGTGGACAAATCGACCGGGATCGAGTCTGATGAGACGGAAAATGCTTATGTGCAGAAGCTAAAGAGGCTTATGGGGCCTCGTTATTACACCCTGCGGATCCGGTTGGGTCTTCCTGGAAAGATGGACCGTCCCACAGAGTCCACCGGCCGGACGGTGACTCGCTGCGTTCTCCTGCTCTTCGTCCTCGTCTTCGCCTTCTGCTCCCTGATCACGTTCGGCGTGGGCTTCATCGCTGAGGGACAGTGGTGGGCCGTGACGCTGCTCGTACTGCTCGTGGTTTCCATCTCGCTGCTCATCTTCATCATTGTGCAGCAGCCGGAGAACCCCAAGCGTCTGCCCTACATGGCGCCCTGCGTGCCCTTTGTCCCCGTCTCGGCCATGTTGGTCAACATTTATCTCATGCTCAAACTGTCCGGCATCACCTGGATCCGCTTCGCCGTCTGGTGCTTCATAG gtgtgttgatttattttggcTATGGAATGTGGAACAGCACACTGGAGATCACGGCTCTGGAGGAGGAAGCTCATGCCAGCACGTACCAGCGCTACGACATGGGCGTCGACGACAACGTCGCTGTAGACGACGACCTTTGCCCTCCGGGAGACTGGAAACCCCAAAGCAGGACCGAGAACCAGAACCGCAACACAGATGACGTTTCAGATCCCAAAAAGTCCTCGTCGTCCCGCAGCAGAGCTAAAAACAAGAACGTGAAAACCAACTTCGAGGCTCTGGTGGTGGACGACGATTTGGACGAGCCGTTGGAATGA
- the cldn11a gene encoding claudin-11a → MASACLQLTGFLLSFVGWICVIIATSTSDWVIRCKYGMNTCRKMDELETKGLWEECVISTALYHCYSLNQILELPVYIQTCRALMISACILGLPAAALLLSSMPCFQLGNDSVNDKNKRSAIGGILVLIVALFGLVSTVWFPVGAHQELGLMSFGFSLYSGWVGGALCLLGGCILTCCSIDSTPSYRQNSRYSYYSKQNPPTNQTPPTGNHAKTAHV, encoded by the exons ATGGCGAGCGCGTGCCTGCAGCTGACCGGATTTCTCCTGAGTTTTGTGGGGTGGATCTGTGTGATCATCGCCACCTCCACCAGTGACTGGGTGATCCGCTGTAAATACGGCATGAACACATGCAGGAAGATGGACGAGCTCGAGACTAAAGGCCTgtgggaggagtgtgtgatttcCACCGCACTGTACCACTGTTACTCCCTCAACCAGATCCTCGAGCTGCCCG tgtatATCCAGACATGTCGCGCACTGATGATCTCAGCATGTATCCTCGGTTTACCCGCCGCAGCACTCCTGCTCTCCTCTATGCCATGCTTCCAACTTGGAAATGATTCGGTGAACGACAAGAACAAACGCTCAGCCATCGGAGGAATCCTGGTGCTCATAGTGG CCTTGTTCGGTCTGGTGTCCACCGTCTGGTTCCCGGTTGGAGCTCATCAGGAACTTGGGCTGATGTCGTTCGGGTTTTCTCTGTACTCCGGCTGGGTGGGCGGGGCTTTGTGTCTCCTGGGGGGCTGCATCCTCACCTGCTGCTCCATTGACTCCACCCCCTCGTACCGCCAAAATAGCCGCTACTCCTACTACTCCAAACAGAACCCGCCCACCAACCAGACTCCGCCCACCGGCAACCACGCCAAGACTGCACACGTCTGA